From a single Ornithodoros turicata isolate Travis chromosome 8, ASM3712646v1, whole genome shotgun sequence genomic region:
- the LOC135366507 gene encoding transmembrane protein 98-like: MGDSATMDAVVAVAISVLAVVFVGSLVALIIVCRHKYCSNKDHLSRQMQDSRPDIHLIHGQGDSNDVELDDVRLHPDIEKILADEQWVDDATGLIPHCLSILKACHQLTERLVTLAVSSPSQPTQSQVVEMASAARRVSPRVDDVIRAMYPPLDARLLEARCRAVILSVVHLTLVLRTVCNIPATPAWIEDYSADMEAHMQVLRDAAMVADMMSHQTCDQPVMVPTTNHFSAA, translated from the exons ATGGGCGACAGCGCAACCATGGACGCTGTGGTTGCAGTGGCCATCAGTGTGCTGGCAGTGGTGTTTGTTGGCTCCCTGGTGGCACTGATCATAGTTTGCCGCCACAAATATTGCTCCAACAAGGACCACCTCTCACGGCAGATGCAAGATTCCAG GCCAGACATTCACCTGATTCATGGACAAGGCGACAGTAATGACGTCGAGCTCGATGATGTCAGACTTCACCCGGATATTGAGAAGATCCTCGCCGACGAGCAATGGGTGGACGATGCAAC GGGTTTGATACCACACTGCTTGTCCATTTTAAAGGCATGCCATCAGCTGACAGAGCGGCTGGTGACGCTCGCCGTCAGCTCGCCCTCACAACCTACGCAGTCGCAAGTCGTAGAGATGGCCTCCGCCGCGCGCAGGGTCAGCCCTCGTGTCGACGATGTTATCAGGGCCATGTACCCACCGTTGGACGCTAGACTTCTTGAGGCAAG ATGCCGTGCAGTGATCCTGTCTGTGGTACATCTCACGCTGGTACTACGAACAGTGTGCAACATTCCTGCAACACCAGCATGGATTGAGGACTACTCAGCTGACATGGAAGCACACATGCAG GTCCTCCGAGATGCTGCCATGGTTGCCGACATGATGTCCCATCAAACTTGTGATCAACCAGTAATGGTGCCGACTACAAACCACTTCAGCGCAGCCTGA